GGGCAGCTGTCTCCCGGCGATGGCGGGCCATCACGTACTGGACGTGGCGGACCGGCTGACGGAGGCGGTACGAGGAGCAGCCCCCGCGCCCGAGACCCCCTGGCCACCCCCGGACCCGACGGCGTTCACGCTGGCGGCGGACGAAGCGCCGGGGGCGATCCGATGAGCGCACACCTTTCAGCCTGTCCGGCGTTTGAGGACGAGGCCCCTTCAGGGCCGATGGGGGTCCAGGGGGCGGAGCCCCCTGGAGGCGGGGTCGAAGGGGCGGCAGCCCCTGGAGGACGGGAACGGGTAGGGGCGGCGGGGGCGAATGCATCCGTCAACGACCCAACCACGGGCCCCCGGCGTATCGAAGGCCTCCTCCTCGGGCTCGCCGCGGGCGACGCCGCAGGCTGGCCCGCCGCCAGGCACCGCGCCGCCCGCATGCCCGACTGGACCCGCCGCCTGACCCGCGAACTCGACACCTTCGCCGAACAGAACGCGACGACGACCCTCCCCGTCCCCATCGCCCTGAACCAACCCCCCGAGCCCCTCCGCCTGGGCCCCTCGGACGACGCGGAATGGGCGGCCTTCGCCGCGGAGGCCCTCCTGCGCGCCGGCGACGACACCGCCCTGGGCGACCTCAGCCGAGAACGCCGCGCGAGAGCCGCGATCGACCTCACCTGGAACGCCCTCGCCAGCGAGGTCGCCGCCGCGGCGAACCGCGCCCCCGAGATCGAGTCCGCCGTCCTCCCGATGCGCGCCCGCATCTCGGTGAGAGCGGGCCTCGGCAACCTCGCCACCGGCCTGCGCCCACCCGCCACCGGCCACGACAACCCCCACTACTTCGACGACGCGGCCTGCATCCGCGCCTGCGTCCTCGCCGCGGCCCACCCCGGCGACCCCCGACTCGCCGCGGACCTGGCCGAGTTCGACGCCCGCTACACCCAGGACGGCGACGGCGTGCACGGTGCGAGAGCCATGGCCGCGGCCCTCTCCCTCGCCCTCACCGGCGCCGACATCCACACCTGCACCGCCGCCGCCCTCACCGAACTCCCCGAGGGAACCGAGATCGGCCGCAACGCCCGCCACGCCCTCAAGCTGGCCCATGACGCCGAGAGCGCCTTCGCCCTGATCCCCCTTCTGGAACACCAGATCGTCGACCACGTCTACAGCTACGGCATCGCCGCGGCCGAAACGGTCCCGGTCGCCCTGGCCCTGGCCACCGCGGCGGACGGCCGGATCACGGAGGCCGTACCGGCGGCGGCCTGTCTCTCCCGGGTCGCCGACTCGGCCCCCGCCCTGACCGGCGCCCTCACCGGCGCGCTGGGCGGCGGAGAGGCGATCCCCGCCACCTGGCGGGACGCCTGCCGCACCCTCTCCGGCTGCGCCCTGCCCCGGCTCACCGGCACCGACCTCGTGGAACTCGCCGAACTCCTGGAAGCCACGCAACCGGCCACACCGGGAGGATGATTCGGGCATGACGCCCAAACAATCAGAAACGAGCCTTGAGGACCGCATCACCGGCGCCCTCGTGGGCGCGGCCGTCGGCGACGCCCTGGGCGGCCCGGTGGAGGGCTACTCCCCCGACCAGATCCTCGAACGGCACGCCGGCCGCGTCCACGGCATCGTCGGTCCCTGGAACGGCGACGCCTGGCGCACCGCCCGCCCGATCGCCCCCTACCACAAGGGCGACGGGCACGTCACCGACGACACCTTGATGACGCACGCCCTGGTCAGGGTCTACGCCAAGGTGCGCGACCACCTGGACGCGTACGCGATCGCGGACCACCTGGTCCCGGACCTGATGACGACGCCGCGCTGGATCCCGGAGCTCGAACAGGAGGCCCTCCTCCTCCACCGCGTCTTCCTGGCGGAGAAGTGGCTGGTGACCCGCCTCCACTACGGCCATGTCGACCCCCGCGAGGCGGGCGTGGGCAACATCGTGAACTGCGGCGCCGCGATGTACATGGCCCCGGTCGGCCTGGTCAACGCGGCCGACCCCCGGGCCGCCTACGCCGAGGCCCTGGACATCGCGGGCGCCCACCAGTCGTCGTACGGCCGTGAGGCGGCGGGCGTCTTCGCGGCGGCCGTGGCGGCGGCCTGCGCCCCGGACGCGACCCCGGAGTCGGTCGTGACCGCCTGTCTGTCCCTGGCGAAGGACGGCACCCGGACGGCGATCCTGAAGGTCTGCGAGGCGGCCCAGGACCACACGGACGTCGAGTCGGCCCTGAAGCCGCTCAGGGAGGCGGTCGCGCCGTACGACACGGTGGGCCCCGACTACCGCGCCCCCTCCCTCGGCGCCCGCCGCCCCTCCCGCCTCCACGCGATCGAGGAACTCCCCGTCGCGCTCGGCATGGTGCTGGTGGCCGGCGGCGACTACCGGCGCGCGGTCCTGGGCGCGGTGAACTACGGCCGCGACTGCGACTCGACCGCGACGATGGCGGGCGCGATCGCGGGCGCCCTCGGCTCACCGCCCCCGGACGACTGGGCCAAGCAGGTCGCGGAGGCCAGCCGCCTGGACCTCTGGGACCCGGCGACCACGCTCACCGAGGTGACCCGGGAGATCTTCGAACGGGACGTACGCCGCCGTCGCGCCCACGAGTCCGCCTTCACGGCGATCGAAGGCCCGAGATGCTCCGACTGACCTGGGTCCAGCCCGAGGACCTCCTGGGCCACGAACTCCGCCAGGCGGCACTGGACGGCCGCGAGGCCTCGGTGATCGCGGCGCGATGGAGGGCGGCGGGCGGCGAGCAGGCCCCGCTGCGGGCGGGCGCCTCCCCCGAGCCGCCGTCCCGGTATCTCCGGCAACTGGCCAAGGACCTGCTGGACGAACTCGCGGATCTGCCGAGCAGGCTGGAGGAGCACGAACCGACGGACCTGGCGAAGATCAGACGGCTGTGCCCCGACTGGCCGTCCGGCACCGACGCCGTGCCCCTCGTTCCCTGCTCCCGCTACGAAGCCGCCTGGCTGGGACGGGCCATCGGGTGCCTTTTGGGCAAACCCGTCGAGAAGCTCCCCCTGGAAGCCGTCCGCGACCTGGCCAGGTCCACCGGCAACTGGCCCCTGAACAGCTACTTCACCGCCCGAGGAGTCCCCTCCGACCTCCTGCGGGCCCACCCCTGGAACCGCCGCTCGGCCCTCACCTCGCTCGCCGAGAACATCGACGGCATGCCCGAGGACGACGACCTCAACTACCCCCTCCTCAACCTCCTCCTGCTCCAGCGCCACGGCAGGGACTTCACCCCCACCGACGTGGCCGGCCTCTGGCTGGACGAACTCCCCGCCGGCCGCACCTTCACCGCCGAACGCATCGCCTACCGCAACCTCCTCCTCGGCCTGAACCCCCCGCACACGGCCCGCCACCGCAACCCGTTCCGCGAATGGATCGGCGCCCTGATCCGAGCCGACGTACACGGCTGGACCAACCCCGGCGACCCGGCGGCCGCGGCGGCACAGGCCCACCGGGACGCCACCCTCACCCACACCGCCAACGGCGTCTACGCGGCGATGTTCACGGCGGCCACGATCGCCACCGCGACCACCGGCGGCCACGACATCCACTCCTGCCTGCGCAGCGGCCTGACCGTGATCCCCCCGGCCTCCCGCCTGTCCCGGGCCGTCCACCACGCGATCGGGCTGGCCCGGCAGACCGACGACTTCGACGAGGTCGTGGACGAACTCCACGCCACCTACGCCGACACCCACCACTGGGTCCACGCCATCCCCAACACCGCCCTCATCGCCGCCGCCCTCACCCACGCCGACGGCGACTTCACCGGCTCCATCTGCCGGGCGGTGAGCGGCGGTTGGGACACCGACTCCAACGGCGCCACCGCGGGCAGCATCGCCGGGCTCCTCACCGGCGCCCCCGACCGGCTCCCCGACCGCTGGACCACCCCGCTCAAGAACCGCCTCGCCACCTCGGTCGCCGACTTCGACGGCACCGGCTTCGACGCCCTCGCCCACCTCACCCGCCTGGAGGCTTCCCGCCCATGACGCACATCGCCGTACTCGGCAGCACGAACATGGACCTCGTCGCCTACGTCGCGAAGGCCCCGCAGCGCGGAGAGACCGTGACGGGACGGGAGTTCCGCACGATCCCCGGCGGCAAGGGCGCCAACCAGGCGATCGCCGCGGCCCGCGCGGGCGCCACCGTCTCGATGATCGGCGCCGTCGGCAACGACGCCTACGGCACCCAGCTGCGCTCCACCCTCGAACACTCCGGCGTCGACACCGACCACCTCCGCACCGTCGAGGGCCCGTCCGGCACCGCCCACATCGTCGTCGACGACGAGGGCGGCAACGCGATCGTCGTGATCCCCGCCGCGAACGGCACGGTCGACCACCTCGCCCCCGGCGACGACGGCCTCATCGCCAGCGCCGACGCCCTGCTCCTCCAACTGGAGATCCCGCTGGCCGCGGCCATCGCGGGCGCCGAGGCGGCCCGCGCCCACCGCGTCCGCACCATCCTCACCCCGGCTCCCGCCCAGCCCCTGCCCATCGAACTCCTCGCCGCCACCGACCTGTTGATCCCCAACGAGCACGAGGCGTCCACCCTCACCGGCCGCACCGACCCGCACGCCGCGGCCATCGCCCTCCTCGACGAGGTACCGGAGGTGGTCGTCACCCTGGGCTCCGCGGGCAGCCTCTACGTCTCCCGCTACGCCGAGCCCTTCAGCGTCCCCGCTCCCCAGGTCGCCGCCGTGGACTCGACCGGCGCGGGCGACACCTTCGCCGGCGCCCTCGCGGTGGCGCTCGGCGAGGGCCGGCCCATGCGCGAGGCCCTGAAGTGGGCGGCCGCGGCGGCGGCCATCTCGGTCCAGCGGGCGGGTGCCTCGGTGTCGATGCCGTACCGCCCCGAGATCGACAAGCAGTGCACGGCATGAAGGTCCCGCGGGGCAGCGCCCCCCTCACCGGCCTCCGCGTCCTCGACCTCGCCACCCTCTTCGCCGGCCCCGGTGCCGCCACGATGCTCGGCGACTTCGGCGCGGAGGTCATCAAGGTCGAGCACCCGTCCAAGCCCGACCCCTCGCGTGGCCACGGCCCGTCGAAGGACGGCATCGGCCTGTGGTGGAAAGTCCTCGGCCGCAACAAGCGCACGATCACCCTGGACCTCTCCAGGCCGGGCGGCCGGGCGACCCTCCTGCGCCTCGCCGCGACCGCGGACGTCGTCATCGAGAACTTCCGCCCCGGCACCCTGGAGAAGTGGGACCTGGGCTGGGACGAACTCTCCGCGGCCAACCCCCGTCTGATCCTCACCCGCGTGACCGCCTTCGGCCAGTTCGGCCCCTACGCCCACCGCCCCGGCTTCGGCACCCTCGCCGAGGCGATGAGCGGCTTCGCCGCGATCACCGGCGAACCGGACGCGCCCCCGACACTCCCGCCCTTCGGCCTCGCCGACTCCATCGCGGGCCTCGCGACGGCGTACGCGGTGATGACGGCGCTCGCCGCCCGCGAGCGCACGGGCGAGGGCCAGGTCGTGGACATGGCGATCATCGAGCCGATCCTGATGGCCCTGGGCCCGCAGCCGACCTGGTACGACCAGCTGGACTACGTCCAGGAACGCTCCGGCAACCGCTCCGCCAACAACGCCCCGCGCAACACCTACCGCACCGCGGACGGCAGTTGGGTCGCCGTCTCCACCTCGGCCCAGTCGGTCGCGGAACGCGTGCTGCGTCTGGTGGGCCGCGAGGACCTGACCGCCGAGCCGTGGTTCGCCACGGGCGCCGACCGGGCCCGCCACGCCGATGTCCTCGACGAGGCGGTCGGCGGCTGGATCGCCGAGCGCACCCGCACGGAGGTCCTGGCCGCCTTCGAGAAGGCGGAGGCGGCCGTGGCCCCGATCCAGGACATCCGGGACGTGATGACGGACCCCCAGTACGAGGCCCTGGACACCATCACCACCGTCGCCGACCCCGAGCTGGGCCCCCTCCGGATGCAGAACGTCCTCTTCCGACTCTCCGACACCCCCGGCGCGATCCGCTGGACGGGCCGCCCGCACGGCGCGGACACCCAGGAGGTCCTGGCGGAACTGGGCCTGTCGGAGGGCGAGTTGGCGAGGCTGCGGGAGGAGGGCGCGGTATGACACCGCTCACCTGGCTGTACGTACCGGGCGACCGTCCCCCCGTGGTGGCGAAGGCCCTCGCAGCCGGCGCCGACGTCGTGGTGATCGACCTCGAGGACGCGGTGGCCCCCGAGCGCAAGGCCTACGCCCGTGACGCCACCGCGGAACTCCTCGCCGAGCCGCAGCCGCTGCCCGTCCACGTCCGGGTCAACGCCCTGGACGGTCCCCTCGCGGCCGCCGACCTGAAAGCCCTGGCCGCCCTCCCCGGCCTGGCCGGCCTGCGTCTGCCCAAGGTGACCTCCCCGCAGCAGATCACCCGCATCGCCGCACAGACGGTCCCCGCCGCGGGCGCCCTCGCCCTGTACGCCCTCCTCGAAACAGCGCTCGGCGTGGAGCGCGCCTACGAGATCGCCGCCGCCCACCCGTCCCTGCGCGGCATCGCCCTGGGCGAGACGGACCTACGGGCCGACCTGGGCGTACGGGAGGACCCGGGCCTCGACTGGTGCCGCTCCCGGGTGATCGTGGCGGCCAGAGCGGCGTCCCTGCCTCCCCCACCCCAGTCGGTCCACCCCGACATCCGCGACCTGGAGGGCCTGGCAGCCTCCTGCGCCCACGGCCGCACCCTGGGCTTCCTGGGCCGGGCCGCCATCCACCCCCGCCAGCTCCCGGTGATCGAACGGGCCTACCTCCCCACGGCATGGGAGATCGAACAGGCGGAAACGATCATGAAGGCGGCCGCGGTGGAACGGGGCGCCCAGGCATTGCCCGACGGCCGGTTCATCGACGCGGCGGTGGTGGCGACGGCACAACGCACCCTGTCCCTGGCCCACCGGATCTGATCCCGTACGACGAGGAGGGGCGCCCCAGGATCCTGGGGCGCCCCTCCTCGTCGTACGACGGATTCTCAGGTCTTCTTCGCGGACTCCGCCTCGTCCTTGACGTCATCCTCGGCGTCGTCGTTCGCCTCTTCCGCGGCCTCGGCGGAGTCGGCGTCCTCGGTCTTGTCCTCAGCCGCGGTCTCCGCGCCGGGACCGTCCGAACCGTCGGCCTCGGGTTCCACGACCTCTTCCCGGCCCGGCCGCTTCTTCGCCGACACCACGATGTAGACCACCGCGAGCAGGAACACGACCAGCGCGGTCCAGTTGTTCAGGCGCAGACCCAGGATGTGGTGGGCGTCGTCGACGCGGAGGTACTCGATCCAGAACCGGCCCACACAGTACGAGGCGACGTACAGCGCGAACGCCCGCCCGTGTCCGAGCTTGAAGCGGCGGTCGGCCCAGATCACCAGGACGGCGACGCCGATGCACCACAGGGACTCGTACAAGAAGGTCGGGTGGTAGTAGCCCGGCACCCGGCCGTCCGTCGAGGACGTGATGTGCAGGGCCCACGGAAGGTCCGTCTCCCGCCCGTACAGCTCCTGGTTGAACCAGTTGCCCCAGCGGCCGATCGCCTGGGCGAGGGCGATACCGGGGGCGATGGCGTCGGCGTAGGCCGGCAGCGGGATGCCCCGGCGGCGGCAGCCGATCCAGGCGCCCAGGGCACCGAGCGCGATCGCGCCCCAGATGCCGAGACCGCCCTCCCAGATCTTGAAGGAGTCCACCCAGTCGCGGCCCTCGCTGAAGTACAGCTCGTAGTCCGTGATCACGTGGTAGAGCCGGCCGCCGAGCAGACCGAACGGCACGGCCCAGACGGAGATGTCGGCCACCGTGCCGACCCGTCCGCCCCGGGCGATCCAGCGCTTGTTGCCGAGCCAGACTGCGACGAAGACACCGATGATGATGCAGAACGCGTAGCCGCGCAGCGGAATGGGGCCGAGCTCGTAAACCCCGTGCGACGGGCTGGGAATGTAGGCAAGTTCCATGGCAGGTCCGACGCTACCGTGCCGGGCGCCGCCCACGGCGGGCAGCCCGGCTACGGGTCCATAACGGGAGGGCCGGAAGACCCCTACCCCTTGTTCGCCTCCAGCACCTGCTTCTTCAGCTTCGCCGGGGTCATGGTCTGGTCCTGATAGATGTTCTTGCCGTCGAGGAGGACGGTCGGGGTGCCGGAGAACCCGCCGTTGCTGAAGGCCGCCGCGGACTTGGTGACCCAGGTGTCGTGGGTACCGTCCTCGACACAGGTGCGGAACGTGGTCGTGTCCAGGCCGTCGACCTTCTTCGCCAGCTCGATGAGCTTGCTGTCCTTGGCGAAGGCGTCGTCGGTCTCCTGCGGCTGGTTCTCGTACAGCACGTCGTGGTAGGCGGTGAACTTGCCCGCGTCCTGGGCGCAGGCCGCCGCGTTGGCCGCCTTGCGGGAGCCGGAGCCGCCCATGTTGCCGTCGATGATCGTCGCGAGGTGGTACTGCACCTTCAGCTCGCCGGAGCCCGTCAGCTCATGGATCGTCGAGCGGTAGGCGTCCTCGAAGGACTTGCAGGCCGGGCAGCGGAAGTCCTCCCAGATCGTGAGCGTGGACTTGGCATCCGCCTTTCCGACCGGAATGGCGAGGTTGTCGTCGCCGTTGGCCCCCGAGGGCGCCACGACCGGTCCGTCCGCGGAGTCACCGGTGTCGTCCTTGCCCGCGTTGGCGGCGACCACTCCGATCACCGCCGCGAGGCCCAGGACACAGACCACGCTGGCACCCACGATCAGCGTCCGCCGTCGCTTCTCCGCGGTCTTCTGCTTCTCTCGCTCGACCGCCAGCCGCTCGCGGGCGGTGCGCTTTCCCTCACGGTTCTTCTCGCTCACACCCGCAGAACGAACCGGGGAGGCGCACCGCGCCTCCCCGGTCCCAGGTCCACCCGTTCGAGTGACCTGTACGACATGTCCCGACTACGGCCGGGATCCACGAGCGGTTCTACGCCTGCCCGCGTACGCCCTTCGCCAGCTCACCGGCGAGCTCGCGGACGGCCTCGACGCCGGCCTTGTCGTCCGGCGCGTCCAGCATCCGCTTCACGAACGCCGAGCCGACGATCACCCCGTCCGCGAAGCCGGCCACCTCGGCGGCCTGTGCGGCGTCGGAGACCCCGAGCCCGACACAGACGGCCAGGTCGCTGCCGGTGGCACGGATGCGCTCGACCAGCTCCTGCGCCTGCGCGCCCACCGACGCACGGGTGCCGGTGACGCCCATGAGCGAGGCGGCGTACACGAACCCGCTGCCCGCCGCGGTGATCTCGGCGAGCCGCGCGTCCTTGCTGCTGGGCGCGACCACGAAGACCGTGGCGAGCCCGTGCTTCTGCGCGTGCTCCCTCCACAGCGCCGACTCCTGCACGGGCAGGTCGGGCAGGATGCACCCGGCCCCACCCGCCTCGGCGAGCTCGGCGGTGAAGCGCTCGACGCCGTAGCGGTCGATCGGGTTCCAGTACGTCATCACGAGCACCGGCTTCCCGGTCGCCTCGTAGGCCTCGCGCACGGTCCGCATGACGTCGGCGATCTTGACGCCGCCGCGCAGGGCGATGTCGTCGGCGGTCTGGATGACCGGGCCGTCCAGGACGGGGTCGCTGTGCGGCAGACCCACCTCGACGACATCGGCACCGCCGTCGAAGGCCGCCTTGACCGCCTCGATGCCGCCGTCCACGGTCGGGAACCCGGCCGGGAGGTAGGCGATGAGGGCGGAGCGCCCCTCGGCCTTGGCACCGGCGAGGGTGTCGGTCAGCAGCTGGATGTTCCCGCTCACTTGGCGTCCCCCTCGATCTCGGCGGTGTCGGCGGCGTTCGCCGCGACCTCGGCGTCGGTGTCGTACAGGCCGAAGTAGCGCGCGGCCGTGTCCATGTCCTTGTCGCCGCGCCCGGACAGGTTGACGATGATCAGCCCGTCCTTGCCCAGCTCCTTGCCGACCTCCAGGGCGCCGGCCAGCGCGTGGGCGCTCTCGATGGCCGGGATGATGCCCTCGGTGCGCGACAGCAGGCGCAGGGCCTGCATCGCCGCGTCGTCGGTGACCGCGCGGTACTCGCCGCGGCCGCTGTCCTTGAGGTAGGAGTGCTCGGGGCCGATGCCCGGGTAGTCCAGACCGGCCGAGATCGAGTACGGCTCGGTGATCTGGCCCTCCTCGTCCTGGAGGACGTAGGAGCGCGAACCGTGCAGGATGCCGGGCTCGCCCGCGGTCAGGGTCGCCGCGTGCTCGCCGGTCTCCACGCCGTGCCCGGCGGGCTCGCAGCCGATGAGGCGTACGTCCGCGTCCGGGATGAAGGCGTGGAAGAGCCCGATGGCGTTGGAGCCGCCGCCGACGCAGGCGACGGCCGCGTCGGGGAGCCGGCCGGCCCGCTCCAGGATCTGACGGCGGGCCTCGACGCCGATGACCCGGTGGAAGTCACGGACCATGGCCGGGAAGGGGTGCGGTCCCGCGACCGTGCCGAAGAGGTAGTGCGTGCGGTCGACGTTGGCGACCCAGTCGCGGAACGCCTCGTTGATCGCGTCCTTGAGGGTGCGCGATCCCGACTTCACGGCGATGACCTCGGCGCCGAGCATGCGCATCCGGGCCACGTTGAGGGCCTGGCGCTGGGTGTCGATCTCACCCATGTAGATCGTGCACTCGAGGCCGAACAGGGCGCAGGCCGTCGCCGTCGCCACGCCGTGCTGACCGGCGCCGGTCTCGGCGATGACCCGGGTCTTGCCCATGCGCTTGGTGAGCAGGGCCTGGCCGAGCACGTTGTTGATCTTGTGCGAGCCGGTGTGGTTGAGGTCTTCCCGCTTCAGGAAGATCCGTGCGCCACCCGCCTCCGCGGCGAAACGGGGGACCTCGGTCAGCGACGACGGGCGGCCCGTGTAGTTGAGCAGCAGGTCGTCGAGTTCGCGGGCGAACTCGGGGTCGTGCTTGGCCTTGTCGTACTCGACGGCGACCTCGTCCACAGCGGCGACGAGGGCCTCCGGGATGAACTTGCCGCCGAACGCGCCGAAGTAGCCTTCGGCGCTGGGGACCTGACCCTCGGGGTCGGGGATGAAGAACTCGCTGGGCATGCGGAAACCTCACGGTGAGTGCGTGAAAAGGACACTATTCGCCGTGGGGGCGGGGATGTGTTCGTTGGCAGCGGGCCGTTAGTGGCTGGTCGCGCAGTTCCCCGCGCCCCTGAAGGGGCGCTGCCATCGCCGTCCGTTTACTTGCCCGGGTTCGTCTCCGATGACGTAACGCACACGCCTGCCGTGCACCCTGCGTGCGGGCGCGCGGCAGCCACGGGGGCGGCAGCCGCGCGCGAGGCGGGCGTACCTGTCCGTGGCTGTCATGGTGAGCGTCATCGTCGGCAAGCCTATCGAATGATCAGCTGCGTCCGTGCCGCAATGCCGGGTGTTCGCCCGCCGCGACCAGGTCCGAGACCGCGGACTTCGGGTCCTTGCCGGTGACCAGGGACTCGCCGACCAGGACCGCGTCGGCGCCGGCGTTGGCGTAGGCGATGAGGTCGTGGGGGCCGCGGACGCCGGACTCGGCGATCTTGACGATGTGGTCCGGGATCTCGGGGGCGACGCGCTCGAAGGTGCCGCGGTCGACCTCGAGGGTCTTGAGGTTGCGGGCGTTGACGCCGATGACCTTGGCGCCCGCGTCCACCGCGCGCTCGACCTCGTCCTCGTCGTGGACCTCGACGATCGGGGTGAGTCCGATGGACACCGCGCGCTCGATCAGGGACTCCAGGGCGGGCTGGTCGAGGGCCGCCACGATCAGCAGGGCGAGGTCGGCGCCGTACGCGCGGGCCTCCCACAGCTGGTACGACGTGACGATGAAGTCCTTGCGCAGGACCGGGATGTCCACGCGCGCGCGGACGGCCTCGAGGTCGGCCAGCGAGCCGCCGAAGCGGCGCTGTTCGGTGAGGACGGAGATGACGGCCGCGCCGCCCGCCTCGTAGTCCGCGGCGAGCCCGGCCGGGTCGGCGATCGCGGCCAGCGCGCCCTTGGAGGGGCTGGAGCGCTTGACCTCGCAGATGACCTTGACGCCGTCGCCGCGCAGTGCGGCCACGCCGTCCTTGGCCGCGGAAGCCTTCGCCGCGCGCTCCTTGAGCTCGTCGAGGCTGACGCGCGCCTGCCGCTCCGCGAGGTCGGCACGGACTCCGTCGATGATCTCGTCGAGCACACTCACGCGAGCGGCCCCCTTCCAGACGGTTGACAGTTCCAGCGACCAGAGAAAAGAGGTGGTCACTGCGATGGTATCCGGAGGAAGGCGTAGGCCTCGCATCCGGTTGACGCCGGTCCCACTACCTGGACGTTCGCCAATTGATCAAGGGTGCAGCCAGCCACCGAACGGCAGGTTCCGGACAACCGTGAAGACCAGCAGCAATGCGCCGACGGCCCACAGGTGCACGGGCCCGAGATCGAGCCGCAGCGGTCGCCCGCGCGCGGCACGGACCACCCAGACGGTCCACAGCACGGCGAAGCCCAGATAGCCGAGCACGGCGGGCGCGTTGGCCTGGAGCGCGGTCAAAAAGTCCCCGTGGGCGAACGCGTGCGCGCTGCGCAGTCCCCCGCAGCCGGGGCAGTACAGGCCCGTCAGCCGCAGCAGCGGACAGACGGGGTAGTGGCCCGGCTCGTTGGGGTCCACGGCGGCGACGTACGCGAAGGCCCCCGCGACGGCCGCGAGGACCCCCGCGGGCACGGCCAGCCGTCCCGCCCTCGCCGCGTACGGCGTCACCCTGTGGCTGTCGGCGTTCACGCCTCGCATTGTGCCTCGCCCGGGCCCGGACACGCGTGAGGGGCGGCACGGGGCCGCCCCTCGGGACGTCGTACGTGACTGCCGTACGGCTATCAGCTCTCGCTCTGCGCCGAGGTCACGAGCGGCTTGTGCGCGTCCTTCGGCATGCCCAGACCCATGGCGCTCATGATCCAGCCGATGATGCCGCCGGCGACCACGATCACCATGCCCGCCCAGAATCCCAGCGGCTCGGCCAGCACCATGAAGGCGCCCGCGACGCAGAAACCGATGAAGGCGATAGTGACACCGGTCCAGGCGGCCGGGGTGTGACCGTGGCTGCTGCCCGCCATGACTTGCTCCTCGTTGCTGTAAACGTGTCTGAGCCGGACGCTCAGGGCCATTGTTCCGCACGCACGCGTGCGAAGTGATCGGGGGTGGTCCAACCAACCTAAGGGGCGCGGGGAACCACGCGACAAGCCACGACGGCACCGCGGCCTCCTGACGGCCGAACGCGGCACCTCCCGGGGAGCGCCTACGCGCCCGTGGGGTCTTCCCCTCGGTCCAGGGCCTTCCACATCTCCTCGGGCCGGTCGGGGTCGGCCGCCTTCGGCCTGCGAACCGGACGCGGTGCACCACTGCGCTCGTACCGACCGGACATCGCGGGCCACAGCCGCCCGTACCGCAGCGCGAGCAACCCGGCCAGCAGAATCAGCGCCCCGCCGGCGGCGGCGACATACGGCCAGGCGGTATGGCTCAGTGCGTCGACCGTCGCGGACGCGTCGCCGGAGGCCTTCGCGGCCTGCTCGTCGAGCGCGGACGAGTCGTCGACACCGAGGAGCGCCGCCGCGATGATCCCGGCGCCGGAGAGCGCGAGCAGCGCGGCGACCGCGAAACGGCCGGCCTTGCGGACGGCGAAGACGGCGACGAGCGCGGCGAGGCCCACTATGGCGAGGGCCGCGGGCACGCCCGTGACGTCGCTGCCCTTGGCGGTCAGCGGGAAGTCGCCGCCGGCGACGGTCGCGGTGCCCTCCGACCACTGCTGACGGGTCGCGAGCAGCGCCACGGCCGCGCCGAGCGCGCCGGAGAG
Above is a window of Streptomyces sp. NBC_00490 DNA encoding:
- a CDS encoding DsbA family protein; translated protein: MSEKNREGKRTARERLAVEREKQKTAEKRRRTLIVGASVVCVLGLAAVIGVVAANAGKDDTGDSADGPVVAPSGANGDDNLAIPVGKADAKSTLTIWEDFRCPACKSFEDAYRSTIHELTGSGELKVQYHLATIIDGNMGGSGSRKAANAAACAQDAGKFTAYHDVLYENQPQETDDAFAKDSKLIELAKKVDGLDTTTFRTCVEDGTHDTWVTKSAAAFSNGGFSGTPTVLLDGKNIYQDQTMTPAKLKKQVLEANKG
- the trpB gene encoding tryptophan synthase subunit beta produces the protein MPSEFFIPDPEGQVPSAEGYFGAFGGKFIPEALVAAVDEVAVEYDKAKHDPEFARELDDLLLNYTGRPSSLTEVPRFAAEAGGARIFLKREDLNHTGSHKINNVLGQALLTKRMGKTRVIAETGAGQHGVATATACALFGLECTIYMGEIDTQRQALNVARMRMLGAEVIAVKSGSRTLKDAINEAFRDWVANVDRTHYLFGTVAGPHPFPAMVRDFHRVIGVEARRQILERAGRLPDAAVACVGGGSNAIGLFHAFIPDADVRLIGCEPAGHGVETGEHAATLTAGEPGILHGSRSYVLQDEEGQITEPYSISAGLDYPGIGPEHSYLKDSGRGEYRAVTDDAAMQALRLLSRTEGIIPAIESAHALAGALEVGKELGKDGLIIVNLSGRGDKDMDTAARYFGLYDTDAEVAANAADTAEIEGDAK
- the trpC gene encoding indole-3-glycerol phosphate synthase TrpC — its product is MSVLDEIIDGVRADLAERQARVSLDELKERAAKASAAKDGVAALRGDGVKVICEVKRSSPSKGALAAIADPAGLAADYEAGGAAVISVLTEQRRFGGSLADLEAVRARVDIPVLRKDFIVTSYQLWEARAYGADLALLIVAALDQPALESLIERAVSIGLTPIVEVHDEDEVERAVDAGAKVIGVNARNLKTLEVDRGTFERVAPEIPDHIVKIAESGVRGPHDLIAYANAGADAVLVGESLVTGKDPKSAVSDLVAAGEHPALRHGRS
- a CDS encoding HpcH/HpaI aldolase/citrate lyase family protein; translated protein: MTPLTWLYVPGDRPPVVAKALAAGADVVVIDLEDAVAPERKAYARDATAELLAEPQPLPVHVRVNALDGPLAAADLKALAALPGLAGLRLPKVTSPQQITRIAAQTVPAAGALALYALLETALGVERAYEIAAAHPSLRGIALGETDLRADLGVREDPGLDWCRSRVIVAARAASLPPPPQSVHPDIRDLEGLAASCAHGRTLGFLGRAAIHPRQLPVIERAYLPTAWEIEQAETIMKAAAVERGAQALPDGRFIDAAVVATAQRTLSLAHRI
- the trpA gene encoding tryptophan synthase subunit alpha, whose protein sequence is MSGNIQLLTDTLAGAKAEGRSALIAYLPAGFPTVDGGIEAVKAAFDGGADVVEVGLPHSDPVLDGPVIQTADDIALRGGVKIADVMRTVREAYEATGKPVLVMTYWNPIDRYGVERFTAELAEAGGAGCILPDLPVQESALWREHAQKHGLATVFVVAPSSKDARLAEITAAGSGFVYAASLMGVTGTRASVGAQAQELVERIRATGSDLAVCVGLGVSDAAQAAEVAGFADGVIVGSAFVKRMLDAPDDKAGVEAVRELAGELAKGVRGQA
- the lgt gene encoding prolipoprotein diacylglyceryl transferase, whose translation is MELAYIPSPSHGVYELGPIPLRGYAFCIIIGVFVAVWLGNKRWIARGGRVGTVADISVWAVPFGLLGGRLYHVITDYELYFSEGRDWVDSFKIWEGGLGIWGAIALGALGAWIGCRRRGIPLPAYADAIAPGIALAQAIGRWGNWFNQELYGRETDLPWALHITSSTDGRVPGYYHPTFLYESLWCIGVAVLVIWADRRFKLGHGRAFALYVASYCVGRFWIEYLRVDDAHHILGLRLNNWTALVVFLLAVVYIVVSAKKRPGREEVVEPEADGSDGPGAETAAEDKTEDADSAEAAEEANDDAEDDVKDEAESAKKT
- the trpM gene encoding tryptophan biosynthesis modulator TrpM, with protein sequence MTLTMTATDRYARLARGCRPRGCRAPARRVHGRRVRYVIGDEPGQVNGRRWQRPFRGAGNCATSH